In Candidatus Nealsonbacteria bacterium, the sequence AAAAAGTTCTGGAAAATTTTTATTGTTGAATTTTTTTTGTTTTCTCTAACCTTAGTATTAGGAATTACTACTGCTTTTAAATCTAATAAAATACTTACAATTCAAAAAATAGAGATTCCCCAGATTTCTTTCTGGCGCTTCATTTTCCAATTCTTTTTAGCCAGCATATTTATTTTTCTTATTATTCGTTTGATAAAAACTAAAAAGAAAAAAAGATTAATCTTTAAAATCCTTTTTGTTTTAACTATTTTTTTAGGGGGAGTACTAATGCTTAGCGTTTGGATTCCGGATATTATTTCTTTAATTTTAATAAGTGTTTTGATTCTTTGGTGGTGGAAGCAACCCTCGATTTTAATTCAAGACCTTTGTATTATTTTGGCAATTGCTGGAGTAGGTAGTATTTTGGGTTTAACTCTTGCACCTGAAATAGTTATGGCTCTTTTAATAATTTTTTCAGTTTATGATTTTATAGCAGTTTATAAAACAAAACATATGATTGAGATGGCAAAAGAGATGGTTAAGAGCAGGGCTGTTCTGGGGTTGATTATTCCTCCAAATCTCTCTGCTTTTTTTGAACCATTAAAAGAAATTAAACCGGGTGGAGAATTTTTAATCTTGGGTGGGGGAGATATAGTTTTTCCTTTGCTTTTCTGTTGTTCTTTGATTCCTTTTGGAGTTTTAAAATCTTTGATTGTCGGTTTTTTTTCTTTAATCGGGCTTTCAGTTAGTTTTTGGTTTTTTCTTTCACAAAAAAAAAGGCAGCCCATTCCTGCCCTACCTCCTATTGCTCTATTTTCTATTTTAGGTTATTTAATCACAAAACTTATTTAAAGTGAAAAAGGAGCTCAGCTCCTTTTTTATTTGTAATTTGACAAAGTTTGGAAAATGAGGCAGAATAGAATAGTTAAATTTAAAATTAAAAAGGTGATGTAAAATAACAGAAAAAGAACCAGAAGAATTATCTTTTGAAGAGCCAATCTGTCCCTTTTGCGGAGCGGAATTAAGATTAATGGAGTCATTCTGTGCTTATTGTGGAATAGGATTTGAAGAAATGGACGGAGAGGCGGCCATTATTGCTCGTCAAAGAAGAGTTCAAAAAATAATGGGCAAAAACTTCTTTGGCGTTGAGGAGGTGGCTAAATATTTCGGCATTCAACTTACCAAAGAAGAACTATCAAAAATAGCAGAAATTCCCTTTAGCGACAAGACGCTTCAGGAATGTAAAGACACCCATATTCTCTTTTTAGGTATTAACCGTGACAAAGAAGGAAAGCCCCTGACTATCCATCGTTTCAAAGAGATGTTCCCTGAAAATGGTCAACCGAAATTCTATTCATATCAAGGTTCTTGGTATGACAAGGAAGAATTTGCTAACAAAGAAACACCTGAGCTTCGCTGGTATCTCATGAGAAAGTCGATTCTTGAAGAAAGCAGGTCAAAGACCTACGAACAGCAAGAAAAGCTTCTCAAGGAGAACGAAGAAAGAGAGCGTGCCATTGTCTACGTCTACGAAATGCTCCTGATGTTCAAGGCTACAGGTGAACGGCTATTTAAGGACGACGACTGTGTCTGGTGTAAAGATATTGACGTTGCTGGCTTCCATGTCTATATCGGTGAGTTCGGCTTGGAGGATTTCAGCGTCGGCTACTGGTGGGGCGACGACGGCTGGGATAATATGGGTCTCGCTCCCGCTCGGAAATTTGACTGAGCCTCGACAACTTGGCTACTTGTCTCTTTTGAACCTTAAGCCTTCGGCAAAATTTTTTCACTGAAGGCTCTTTTTATTTTGGCAGCGAGGACACCCCCGCCTCGCCGGAAAATGAAAAAGGAGCTTAGATCCCTTTTCATTTAAGAATAGAGCTATTTCTATTTTAGGGATTTTACCACATAGCTATCTCTTAGCTTATATCCAAACTTGCGGTAATATTCACGGGTTCCGACTGCTGAAATTACAGCTATTTTATTTAACCCAAATTCTTTTTTAGCTATTTCTTCAGCTTTTTTAATTAATTTTTTTCCTAAACCTCTATGTTGAGGAGCCAATTTTCTTTCTGAAATTGGCACAAGCTGCCCATAAGTATGGATTTCTCTGATAATAGCAGCGTCCTGTAAAACAGGGAGAAAATGCTTCTTTTGGGTTATTCTTAACCTTAATAAACTGTAGAGTCTTTCTCTTTTTTTATTTTCAAAAGTTAAAAATGTCTCTTTCCCTTCAGAAGCTTCATAATCTTTTCTATATAAATATAATTTTTCCTCTAAATTATATTTGTCTTTAATTTCCCTACAGCGAATACATTTGCATTTCCAACCCTCCTTTTTTATCTCTTTTGCAACAACCTGCCTAAGATTTGATATTTTAGCAGGCCCTGTAATGATTCTTGGTGAAGGAATGTCTCTTATTATTCTTTCTATTCTGACATAATAAGGGATTTTCTTTTTAGCTTGTTTTATAATATCTATTAAGGTTTTTTCAGAATAAGGTTTGTATTTTCCTTTTAGATACCATTTATAGAGAGGAGCTTCCTTTAAAAGTGCACAAGGATATATTTTTAAAGAATCTGGTTTAAAATCAGGGTTTTTGAAAAGTTCCTCGAACATTCTTTTATCTTTTTGTGGGTTTGAACCCGGTAGATTAAGCATCATTTGATACGAAATTTTAAACCCCGCATCCTTTAAGAGTTTGGTTGCTTTTATAATGGCTTTTACCTTATGTCCTCTCTGGTTTAAATTCAAAACATCATCATAAATACTCTGGATTCCCATTTCCACCTTTGTAATTCCTAATCTTCTCATTCTTTTTATTTCTTTTTCATCAATAAAGTCAGGTCTTGTTTCAATGGAAAAACCTATAATTCTATGTTTTGTTGTTTCGTTTAATTTTTGAGCTTTTTTTAAATTTTTACTTAGTTTCTTATTACAGCCATCAAAACATCTTTTTACAAACCATGTTTGATATTGTTTAGGATAATAAGACCAGGTTCCTCCAATAATCCTTAAATCTATTTTGTCGGTGGGATGCCCCTGTATTTTTAACATTTCTACTCTTTTTTTTACCTGTAAATAAGGATTATAATTTAAATTTTTTGCTCTTTCTACTGCAGGTTCTCCCGACAAATAACTTTTAGGGATACCCTTTTCTTCCGGACAATAAAGACATCTGCCAGGGCAAGGATAAGGCTTTGTTAGTACTGAAACGTTGATAATTCCAGAAAGAGAACGGACAGGTCTGGTTTTGAGTAAATTTTCAAGGTTATTACTTTTTTTTATTCTTTTATCTTTTAATAATTCATGATAAGCTTTTAATAACCAGATATTAGTTGGAAAAGGGATTTTATATTTTTTAGAGATATTTCTTTTAAAAGAAGTTAAATCAGCCCGGGTCCTAATCCGATTCTTTATTATATCTTTAATAATTAATTTTTGGATTTTCATAAAAGCTTTAAATTAAAAGGAGAAAGTTTCAATCGTTGGATTATGGAAAGAAAATATGCCAAATCCTTGTTAGAAAAAACTAAACAAGATTATAACTTAATCGCTAAGGATTTTTCAAGAACCAGAAGTTATCCCTGGCAAGAAATTAAGTTTTTGTTTAATGCCTATTTAAGCCAGAACGAGAAAGTTTTGGATTTGGGTTGCGGAAACGGTAGATACTTCCCATTTTTTAGGGAAAAACAGGCGGAGTATTTTGGAGTCGATAATTCTGCAGAATTGATTAAAATTGCAAAAAATAAATATCCTGAAGCGAGATTTTCAGTGGAAGATGCCTTAAATTTGTCTTTTCCAAATAATTTTTTTGACAAAGTTTACAACATTGCTGTTTTACACCAAATACCCTCAGAGGAATTCCGAACCCGCTTATTACAAGAGATAAAAAGAACCTTGAAATTTAAAGGATTATTAATTCTGACTGTCTGGAAATTTCACAGATGGGAAGAATTATCTCTATTATTAAAATATATAATTCTAAAGATAATTGGGAAATCAAAACTGGATTGGGGAGATGTTTTTATACCCTGGGGCAGAAAAACTGAAAGATACTATCATTGTTTCTCTAAAAAAGAATTAGAGGGTTTAATAAAAAAAGTTGGATTTAAACTTGTAGACTCCGGGATAGCAAAAGACAAAAAAGGAAATAGGCAGAACATATATATAGTAGCACAAAAGTATCTGGGAGAATAATTCATCCTTTATTTTTCGTCCCCATAGCTCAACAGGATAGAGTATAGGCTTCCGGAGCCCAAGATATAGGTTCAAATCCTATTGGGGACACAAATAAATATATTTTGAGCCATTTTTTAAACAGACTTGACAATAATATCTCTTTTCACTTAAAATTAAAGCTTGAAGGGGATACGGAATTGTTTTCGTAGGACAAGCAGTTTTTTAATGAAGGAGGCTGAAAGGAATTCCCTGGTGTTTGTCCAATCGGGTTTGAGCTTAGGCTGATTTCGGAAAAAATTGTTCTCTCCTTACTAAAAACGGGACGTTTTATCTTCCCGTTTTTAGTTTATGAAAAATTATTTTTTAAAAGAATATAAATATTTATAAGATTTTGGAATTTGCTTTTTAAAGACCGGAAGTGTAAAATATATTTATTATGCGATATAAAATTGTAGTATCTGGGGCGGCTCAAATAAAGCATTGTTGTAAAGATATCGAAAATATAGCCAAAGAAGTTGGTAGAGAGATTGCCCGTCAAGGATGTATCTTGGTTACAGGAGCTACGACAGGCATTCCCTATTTAGCTGCTTTAGGATTTAAAGAAATAGATGGAATTTCAATTGGTTTTTCTCCCGCAACCTCTGAGGCTGCTCACTTAAAGACCTATAGACTTCCAATAGATGCTTTTGATGTGATAGTTTATACCGGAGCTGATTATACTGGTAGAGATGTTATAATGACAAAAGCTGCAGACGGAGTAATTGTAATTTGCGGTCGAATGGGAACCTTACACGAGTTTGTGACTGCTTTTGAAACTCAAAAACCAATAGGTGTTTTAGAAGGAACAGGTGGAACAGCAGATAAAATAAGATATATAACTAAAGGCCCTTTTAGGGGGGTGAGAAGAATTATTTATGATAGAGAGCCGAAAAAATTAGTGAGAAGATTAATTAAGCAAATAAAAAAAGAAAAATTAAAGGTCGGAAGATAATAACATCAATTTAGATATGTCAGATAAACCACCCATACATGAGGAAGGAGAATTAATAGGGAAAATCACTCATTATTTCAGCAAGATTGAAGTGGCTATTATTGAACTGTCAGATAATTTAAAAGTAGGTGATAATATTAGGATAATAGGTGGAGAAACAGATTTTGAACAAACGATTGAATCAATAGAAATTGACCACAAAAAAGTTAAAGCAGCTAAAAAGGGCGAAACCATTGGTTTAAAAGTTGAGCAAAAAGTCAGAGAAGGCTATAAAGTCTATAAAATATAGAGAGGAGTAAAGCTATAAATCAATAATTAAAGAGTAAGTATACTCCTAATAGACCAACAATATGATAGAGGTCCAATCTATCTACCAGTTGTTTTTATCTATTTTTTTAAAAAATAATGAAGTTCATTGCCGATTTCCATTTACATTCAAAATATTCAAGGGCTACTTCCCCAAAGATGGATTTGGAAAATCTTGAGGAATGGGCAAAGATAAAAGGAATTAAAGTTTTGGGAACAGGAGATTTCACCCACCCTTTTTGGTTTAAAAACTTAAAAGAGAAATTAGAACCTGCAGAAAGCGGGCTTTTTAAGATTAAGAACCACGCTTCGCGGAACCTTGATTCTCGCTCCGCTCGAATTAAAAACAGTAATACCGGGATCCGTTTTATTTTAAGCGCTGAAATTAGTTGTATTTATTCCAAAGGAGGGAAGGTCCGTAAAATTCATATTGTAGTTTTAGCTCCCTCTTTTGATATTGTTGAAAAAATTAATACCCGTTTGGAAGGAATTGGGAATTTATCTGCTGACGGAAGACCAATATTAGGATTAGATGCAAAAGAATTGTTAAAAATTGTTTTAAACATCTCAACAGATTGTTTGTTTGTTCCCGCCCATGTAATGACTCCCTGGTTTTCTATTTTCGGTTCAAAATCTGGGTTTGATTCAATTGAGGAATGTTTTGAAGATTATTCTAAATATATTTTTGTTTTAGAGACTGGGCTATCGGCTAACCCACCAATGCTCTGGCGCATACCAGATGCTCAAAAAGCAATTTTAATATCAAATTCAGATGCTCACTCACCAGCTAATATTGGTAGAGAGGCAAATGTTTTTAATACGGAGATTAGTTATCCTGCTATTGTTGAAGCTATAAAATCAAGAGATTCCGAAAAGTTTCTTTATACCATTGAGTTTTTTCCTCAGGAAGGAAAGTATCATTACGACGGTCATAGAATGTGCGGTATCAGATTAGCTCCCGAGGAATCGAAAAAATATAACAATATTTGTCCTAACTGCGGCAGACCCTTAACAATCGGAGTTTTAAATAGGATAGAACAATTATCAGTTGAGCCGAAAGGTTTTAAACTAAAAGGAGCTATTCCTTTTAAAAGCTTAGTTCCTTTGAGAGAAATAATTGCCGAAGTCTTGGGAATGGGTGTTACTACCAAAGGTGTTGAAAAAGAGTATAAGTCTTTAATTGAGAATTTTGGTAATGAGCTTGAAATTTTGCTTAATACTTCTCATGATGAGTTAGAGAAAGTTACCTTGCCTGAGACTGCAGAAGGAATAATTAGGGTTAGAGAAGGAAAAGTTTTTGTAGAACCCGGTTATGATGGGGTTTATGGAAAAGTAAGAATTTTTTCTAAAGGAGAACAAGAGTCTTTATCTAAACAAGGAGTCCTTTTTTAAAATGACCATTGGTATTCCTCGAGCTTTAATACACTGGAAAAGACCCCATTTTTGGGAAGTTTTTTTTCATAATCTCGGTTTTAAGGTTTTACTCTCTCCTTTAACCAATAAAGAAATCGTGGAGGCAGGAGTAAAAATAGCTGACCCTGAAACTTGTTTTTCTACCAAGGTTTATTGGGGACACTTAGTGTGGTTAGATAATAAATGTGATTTAATTTTTGTTCCCAGGTTAAAAACAAACGAAGAAAAACTTGAATACTGTCCTAAACTTTTTGCTTTACCTGATTTAGCAAAACTCTTAGTTAAAACTTCAATTTTAACTGAGACCTTTGACGAAAGAAAAGAAGAATTTAAAAAAAGCCTTGAGAAGTTGGGAAGAAAAATAAATAAAAAGAAAGGAGAAATAAAGAAAGCTGCGAAAATTGCTTTTTCAGAGGAGAAAAAATTAAAAGAGAAAGAAAAGCAAGATTTTTTTAAAAAAATAAAATCTAAAAAACCAAAAATTGTTTTAATTTCTCATCCCTACAATTTATATGATGAATATGTTAATTTGAGGATAAAGGAGAAATTAGAAAAATTAGGGGTAGAATCAATATTTATTGAAGAAGTTACTCTTAGTTCAAAGCTTCAGGCTACTTGTTCTCAACCTATTTTAGGAGTAAGGTTTCACTGGGAGTTTGGAAAAGAAATAATTGAAAAAATCCAAGAAATATTGAAATATGATATTACCGGAGCAATTGAACTCTCTTCTTTTGCTTGCGGCTGCGATGCGGTTTTAAAGGAATTTGTTGAAAAAGAATTTAAAGAAGCAAAAATCCCCTTTTTGTATTTAATAATTGATGAACATACCGGAGAAGCAGGCTTTCAAACAAGATTAGAAGCTTTTATAGATACCCTTCAGTTAATCATAAAAACATAAAAGAATACAAACATAAAACATAGGAGTCTTAATTTATTTATACCCATTCTTAAATGTTTATATGAAAATACAAAAACCGAAAATAACTTTTGCTAGATGGGGGAATTATACTATTGCTTTTAAAACTCTCTTTAAGCAACTTGGCTTAGAGGTTATTTCTCCCGAGAAAACAAATTCCCAGACAATTGCTGAGGGAGCAAAATTAGCTCCCGAGATGTATTGCCTTCCTTTGAAGGTGAACATTGGGAATTATTTAGAGACAATAAGAAGGGGGGCTAACACAATTTTTATGGTTACTGCTCTTGGTGGTTCTTGTCGCTTGAGATATTATGGTGCAGTTCAAGATAAGGTTTTAAAAGAAGCAGGTTATAAAGTAGATTTCGTTATTTTTGACCAGGATCCCAGAAATATTTATTCCAAAATAAAAGAAATTTCCGCAGCTTCTCCCTGGCAAATTTTTAAAGCAGCTAGATTTTTTTTCAAAAAATTGAGATTTATTGAAAAACTGGAAAAGATGGTTCAATATTCCAGACCAAGGGAGATAGAAAAGGGAATGACCGATAAGTTATTAATTGAGACTTTTATGGAACTCGACAGGATAGAAAAAGAGAAAGATTATCCAAAATTTAAGAGAGAAGCTTTAAGAAAATTTTCAGAGATTAAAATTGAAAAAAATAAAGATATCCCAAAGGTTGGTTTGATTGGGGAAATCTATACGGTTTCTGACCCAATAATTAATTTTGAAGCAGAAAGAAAATTAGGAGAAGAAGGAATAGAAGTTCATCGGGAAATGGATTTGACTTATCATTTAAAGAAAAAAATTTTTCCCTGGAAAGATTGGATAATACAAAAGAAAATAAACCCTTATTTAAAATCAACTGTTGGCGGACACGGAAGAGATGCAATTTATGAGATGTTAGATTATGTGAAAAAGGGTTTTGATGGAGTAATTCATCTACTCCCGGCATTCTGCATGCCAGAGATAACAGTAAGGCCAATTTTGGAGAAGATTCACCAAGAAAGCGGTATTCCATTTTTATCATTATCATTAGATGAACAGGTGGCTGAGGCCGGAATAAATACCCGGCTTGAGGCCTTTGTAGATGTAGTGACAAATCATCACAAAAGCAAAAAATTATGAGAACATATTTAGGCATTGATGTAGGTTCCATTTCCACTAAATTGGTTTTAATTAATGAAAAAAACCAGATTTTATATCACCTTTATATAAGAACTGAAGGAAACCCGATTTTAGCTGTTCAGAGAGGATTAAAGAACCTGAAAGAATATATTAAAGATAATAGTTTAGAAATTGAAATAGCAGGAGTAGGAACTACGGGGTCAGCCCGCTATTTAGCAGGAGTAATTACTGGTGCTGATTTAATTAAGAATGAAATTACTGCCCATGCTATGGGGACTTCTTTTTTAACTCCTGATGTTAGAACAATAATTGAAATTGGTGGTCAGGACTCAAAAATTATTATTTTAGAAAACGGTGTAGCAGTTGATTTTGCCATGAACTTAATTTGTGCGGCAGGTACCGGGTCTTTTCTTGACGCCCAGGCTTTCCGCTTAAAGATTCCTATTGAGAAATTTGGTGACTTAGCTTTGAAGTCAAAAAAGCCGACCAGCATCGGCTCGCGATGCACGGTATTTTGCGAGTCAGATATGATTCACAAACAGCAGATAGGTCATAAAATAGAAGATATTGTAGCTGGTCTTTGTCAGGGTCTGGCAAGAAACTTTTTAGCTAACGTAGCTAAGGGAAAGAATATTCAGCCCCCAATTATTTTTCTTGGGGGTGTTTCTGAAAATATGGGAATGAGAAAGGCTTTTGAAGATGCCTTACAACAAAAAATTACTGTTCCGCCATATAATACCGTAATGGGTGCTTTTGGGGTAGCTCTTTTAATAAAACAAAACCCGTCTCAAAAAACAAAATTTTTAGGTTTTGGAATTTCAAATAAAGATATTAAATGTACCTCATTTCAATGCAAGGGTTGTCCTAATCATTGTGAGGTAATTGAGGCAAGAATAGATGGAAAAATCGTTGCTCGTTGGGGAGATAGATGCGGAAAGTGGTCGAATCTAAGCGTTACAGACTTATAATGAATCATTTAACTTGTTAAGGACCAAATTCAAAATTTTTCAAACTGAAAGCCGCAAAAAAGCGGTTTTTGTTATATAATAGAAATAGAAAAATGTATCCAAGCTACTTAAATTTATCTAAAGAGGATTTAAATCAGAGGATAGAAAAACTTTTTAAAGTTTTAGAAAATTGTGAGATTTGTCCAAGGAAATGTTATGTAAATAGGATAAAAGGAGAAAAAGGATATTGTCAATTAGATTTTCTACCAGTAGTTTCTGCTTTTCACCCCCATTTTGGTGAAGAAAGTCCTTTGGTTGGAAGGTTTGGTCCCGACTCATGGGCGAGTCGAGGCGGGTCTGGAACAATTTTTTTCACTTCTTGTAATCTATCTTGTGTTTACTGCCAAAATTATGAAATTTCTCAATTAAGAAGAGGAGAAGAAGTTTCTTTTGAAAGATTAGCAAAAATGATGTTAGAACTTCAAAATCGGGGCTGCCACAATATTAATTTAGTTACCCCAACTCCTCAGGTTCCCCAGATTTTAAAATCGCTTTCAATAGCAATTAAGCACGGTCTTAAAATTCCTCTTGTTTATAATACCAATTCTTATGATTCAATTGAGGTTTTAAAATTATTGGATGGAATTGTCGATATTTATATGCCAGATGTTAAATATTCTGATGATAAGATTGCTTTGAAATATTCTAATGCTCCAAAATATTTCGAAATAATGAAAGAGGCTGTTAAAGAGATGCACCGGCAAGTTGGAGATTTGGTTTTAGACGAAGAGGGAATAGCTATACGAGGTTTATTAGTCAGGCATTTGGTTTTACCCAATGATTTGGCAGGTTCTGAAAAGATTTTCAATTTTATATCCAAAGAAATTTCAGAAAACACTTTTTTGAACATTATGGATCAATATAACCCCAATTTTAAAGCGTATCAGTATCCTGAGCTTTCTTGGAGGATTACAGATAAAGAATATCAAATGGCAATAAAATTAGCCAAAGAAGCAGGCCTTAAAAGGCTTTATAGAAATTAAAATGAAAAATTCAAAGGTTAAAAATCAGTACTCCCTCTTTTTATTATTTGTATTATTATTTTTCTTTTCTATTTATTTTTTTGATTTTAATGCTGAAATAGATAGTCTTTATTTTAGAGTTATCTCTAGCCAATTAATAATACCAAAAAAGCCCTTAAAAAAACCTATAACTTTAATTTTTGTCGGCGATATAATGTTTGACAGAGGAATAGAACATATAATTTTAAAAGAGGGAAAGGGTGATTACAAATTTCCTTTTTTGAAAATCGCTGATTATCTAAAGGAGGCAGAAATCTTATTTGGAAATTTTGAAGGACCAATCTCAGACAAAGGAAGAAAAGTGGGCAGTATTTATTCTTTTAGGTCAAATCCTGAAACTATTAATGGATTAGTTTTTGCCGGCTTTGATGTTTTATCGATGGCTAATAATCATATTTTTGATTATGGAAGAGAAGCAATGGAAGATACATTTTTAAGATTGAAGAAAGCTGGAATAGATTATGTTGGGGCTGGATTTAATGAAAAAGAGGCTTATTCCCCAATAATAAAAGAAATAAATGGTTCGACAAACTTACCACAAGATAACACTAAGATTGCTTTTTTAGCCTATACTAATTTAGGTTCAGAATATTGGAAAGCAACAGATGAGAGGTCGGGAATTTCATGGTTAGAGAAAGAAAGAATGATAGAAGAAATAAAAAAAGCTAAAAATTTAGCTGATATAGTAATTGTTTCTTTTCATTACGGTGAGGAATATTTCTTAGAACCAACTTCTTTCCAAATCTCTATTAGCCAAACAGCAATTGATGCTGGAGTTGATTTGGTAGTTGGTCATCACCCCCATGTAATTCAGCCAATAAAGAAATACAAAAGTAGATACATAGCTTACTCTTTAGGAAATTTTATTTTTGACCAGGGATTTTCTGAAAAAACAATGAAAAGTCTCTTATTGAGAGTTATAATCGAAGATAATGAAATAAAGGAGGTAACTCCAATTGAAATTAAAATTAACAAATTCTTCCAACCAGAGATTGCAAAAAAGCTTTGATAGAGAAAAAAGAATTATTTTGCTGGTAGCCAAACAATCAAATTTTCCTTTGTTTCAAACTTCCCATTAATAAATTTTTCAATTACCCAGATATTAGTTTTACAGTGACTTGTGATTTCTGAAACTGTAATCTGGGATTTTTTAGGAGATAAGGCTAAGTAGGCTAAAATTTGGTCACCTAAATGTTTATCCAGACAAGCTTTGCTTTTTTCTTCTTTTAATAATTCCAAAGCTGCTTCTTTACCAACATCTTCTGCTCTTTTTCCCAATTTCCCAAAATTATCAGTTCCAATAATCGTGTTTTCAAATTCGGCTATTAGAGAAATCTGACTGCCAGGACATTGGGGTTGATAATATTCTACTTTTTCCTCAATAGGCAATTTTAATTTCCCAAAAATTTCTCTTACCCCGGCAACTTGACGCTCTGCCACTTTTTTATTCCTTAATAATTCTGAAGCCCCGGAAATTACTGAAATTTTTTGAAGTTGACCTCTTTTAATTAAATGGAGTGGTTTTAATTTCGAAGGATAAATTTTCACCTCAACTTTTGCTCCACCTTCTGGATAGTAGCCTCTTTTTAAAATATTAATTTCTACTTTAACTCCCATTCTTTCTAATAATTTTAAAAAAACATATTGAAAATAATCAATAGTTGGTGAGAAAAAGGTATCGGTAGCACCACCATTGAAAGTAATTTTTATATATTTGGGAGTTTGCCCTGGGACTGTCGAATGGGCAAAAATAGAAGGAGGAATTAATGTTTGTAAAAGTAAAGTAATACTTCCTGCTGTTGGAATGTTAATTGAGATATGTTCTTGATAATTTGAGCCGGGATAGAATTTTATTTCAGTTGACCCTAAATAGTTGCCTTCCAATTTTCCATTACAAAAGTGGGCTAAAGCTTGAAGTCCTAAAAGATGCTGGTATCTCAAACCGGGCTTTGGTCTTTTTTTTCGAATATTAAAAACACGGCAATTTCTTTTAGTAATTGCTGCTAAAGCAGTTGCCACTCTCAATATAGCTCCACCGCCTTCATATTTTGAACCATCAAGTTCTAACATATTTCTAATATCTAATTTCCGGAGGAATCAAGGTTCTGCCGAGCGGAGCGAGGCATGGTTCTTAATTCGCAGAATCAAGGTTCTGCCGAGCAGAGCGAGGCAGGTTCTTATATACTATTAGTTAATTTTAAATTAATTTTAAAAAAATAAAAAGAGAAT encodes:
- a CDS encoding RNA 3'-terminal phosphate cyclase; the encoded protein is MLELDGSKYEGGGAILRVATALAAITKRNCRVFNIRKKRPKPGLRYQHLLGLQALAHFCNGKLEGNYLGSTEIKFYPGSNYQEHISINIPTAGSITLLLQTLIPPSIFAHSTVPGQTPKYIKITFNGGATDTFFSPTIDYFQYVFLKLLERMGVKVEINILKRGYYPEGGAKVEVKIYPSKLKPLHLIKRGQLQKISVISGASELLRNKKVAERQVAGVREIFGKLKLPIEEKVEYYQPQCPGSQISLIAEFENTIIGTDNFGKLGKRAEDVGKEAALELLKEEKSKACLDKHLGDQILAYLALSPKKSQITVSEITSHCKTNIWVIEKFINGKFETKENLIVWLPAK